In the Malaya genurostris strain Urasoe2022 chromosome 1, Malgen_1.1, whole genome shotgun sequence genome, one interval contains:
- the LOC131425758 gene encoding zinc finger protein 691-like: protein MPKSDEKCSTNKLPSSAKSSNADRSPIPSSSKSIVLEQNGEKKILKKIKLKGPIKSPPAAKQEKTFTCTFCKTTFNNHEQLRIHFLKHGAESKLSKNPDHPGRASHETIISLIECEWCPETFTSMSKAIEHKYRKHNYESKNYFCALCGRLFPLKVALDQHQSLEHKDDSKIMVPRLDFICGFCGTAFISHSALELHVKTAHNLEQRMMNHPFVPAPSKKVRLNQAGEIISIYYCHLCGSEYMLKFNLLKHIEDHHSYEERCAVPEDLLKCSTCDSVFYTKKAFDAHNIHHKPEDLYCTSEEHRLNIVARVDQDFDFRRVPTAIDKALGSLSGSSGSDSAASLAKKHSLKTKKGKKSTGSAASRGKTKSKPTTSDTTPKGLCLLSASEEPPSGLETLSFLLGD, encoded by the exons ATGCCAAAATCGGATGAAAAATGTTCAACAAATAAACTTCCAAGTAGTGCTAAAAGCTCCAACGCCGATCGATCTCCAATTCCGTCATCATCGAAGTCTATCGTTTTGGAGCAAAACGGAGAGAAAAAGATtctcaaaaaaatcaaactaaaaGGTCCTATCAAATCACCGCCTGCAGCGAAACAAGAAAAAACCTTTACCTGTACATTTTGTAAAACTACCTTCAACAACCACGAACAGCTTAGGATACATTTTCTGAAACATGGAGCCGAGTCAAAACTCAGTAAAAATCCTGACCATCCAGGACGTGCTAGCCATGAAACGATTATATCATTGATTGAATGCGAATGGTGCCCGGAAACATTCACTTCGATGTCGAAGGCAATAGAACACAAATATCGCAAGCATAATTATGAGAGCAAGAACTACTTTTGTGCTCTATGTGGACGATTATTTCCCTTGAAGGTAGCACTTGATCAGCATCAAAGTCTGGAGCATAAAGATGACAGCAAAATAATG GTGCCTCGGTTAGACTTTATCTGTGGCTTCTGTGGAACAGCCTTCATTTCACATTCCGCCTTGGAATTGCACGTCAAAACAGCTCATAACTTGGAGCAACGTATGATGAATCATCCATTTGTACCGGCGCCCTCGAAAAAGGTACGATTGAATCAAGCCGGAGAGATAATTTCGATTTACTACTGTCATCTGTGCGGCTCTGAATACATGTTGAAATTCAATCTACTGAAGCATATTGAAGATCATCACTCGTACGAAGAGCGTTGTGCGGTTCCAGAGGATCTACTGAAATGTAGTACATGCGATTCAGTATTCTATACAAAGAAAGCATTTGATGCACACAACATTCATCACAAACCGGAAGACCTCTATTGCACAAGCGAAGAACACCGGTTAAATATTGTAGCCCGGGTAGACCAGGACTTCGATTTCCGAAGGGTTCCAACAGCAATCGACAAGGCGCTGGGATCTCTGTCGGGAAGTAGTGGTTCGGACTCGGCGGCTTCGCTAGCAAAAAAGCATAGTTTAAAGACGAAAAAAGGCAAGAAATCGACCGGATCCGCTGCCAGCAGAGGAAAAACCAAAAGCAAACCGACTACATCTGATACCACTCCCAAGGGTCTATGCTTATTGAGCGCTAGTGAAGAGCCACCTTCCGGTTTGGAAACTTTAAGCTTCTTACTTGGTGACTGA